A single window of Gossypium hirsutum isolate 1008001.06 chromosome A10, Gossypium_hirsutum_v2.1, whole genome shotgun sequence DNA harbors:
- the LOC107925307 gene encoding pentatricopeptide repeat-containing protein At4g21705, mitochondrial produces MNSTKLLSSSKSLAQNGVFSRFYYTNRVNRATLYSRISPLGSPDKSVEAELDDWLKHGNNIRVAELQRIIHDLRKRKRFTQALQVSEWMNKKGLCAFSPTEHAVQLDLIGKVRGFLSAESYFNKLKDQDKTEKTYGALLNCYVRQRQIDKSLSHLQKMKELGFASSTLTYNDIMCLYTNIGQHEKVPDVLREMKENNVSPDNFSYRICINSLGVRSDLEGIEEILTEMEDQPHIKMDWNTYAVVANFYIKAGLTEKAIDALKKSEQKLDNKDGTGYNHLISLYTSLGNKAEVLRLWGLEKEACKRYINKDFIIMLQSLVKLDEFEEAEKILKEWESSGNYYDFRIPNIIIVGYVKKGLHEKAETMLENLKEKGKTTIPNSWGIVAASYLDKGQAKKAFKCMKVALLLFTENKGWKPNLRVVTSILDWLGDEGSVREVEEFMESLNRTVPVDRKMYHTLLKANIRHGERVDKVLDLMKADKINEDEETKSILAMKSS; encoded by the exons ATGAACTCCACGAAGCTGTTGTCGAGCTCAAAATCCCTAGCTCAAAATGGGGTTTTCAGCAGATTTTATTATACTAATAGGGTCAATAGAGCCACTTTATATTCCAGGATCAGTCCTTTGGGTAGCCCTGACAAAAGCGTCGAAGCGGAGCTTGACGACTGGCTCAAACATGGGAACAACATTCGAGTTGCTGAGCTTCAACGCATCATTCACGATCTTCGTAAACGAAAGCGCTTCACTCAGGCTCTTCAG GTTTCTGAATGGATGAATAAAAAGGGTCTTTGTGCCTTTTCACCTACTGAGCACGCGGTGCAGTTGGATCTCATCGGTAAAGTTCGTGGATTTCTTTCTGCGGAAAgctattttaataaattgaaggaccaaGATAAAACTGAGAAGACATACGGTGCTCTTCTGAATTGTTATGTGCGGCAGCGCCAGATAGACAAGTCGCTCTCTCATTTGCAGAAAATGAAGGAGTTGGGTTTCGCCTCGTCAACTCTTACTTACAATGATATCATGTGTCTTTACACAAATATTGGACAGCACGAGAAAGTACCTGATGTACTGAGGGAGATGAAAGAGAACAACGTATCCCCGGACAACTTCAGTTACAGAATCTGCATCAATTCTCTAGGTGTGAGGTCTGATCTTGAGGGAATTGaagaaattttaacagaaatggaGGATCAACCTCATATCAAGATGGATTGGAACACGTATGCTGTTGTTGCCAATTTCTACATAAAAGCAGGCCTTACAGAAAAAGCCATTGATGCACTAAAAAAATCCGAACAGAAGCTAGATAATAAAGATGGAACAGGCTACAATCATCTAATATCGCTCTATACGAGTTTGGGAAATAAAGCCGAAGTCTTGAGATTATGGGGTCTAGAGAAAGAAGCTTGTAAAAGGTATATAAACAAGGATTTCATTATCATGCTCCAATCTCTAGTGAAGCTTGATGAGTTTGAAGAAGCTGAGAAAATACTCAAAGAATGGGAATCATCCGGAAACTATTACGATTTTCGGATACCGAATATCATCATCGTTGGGTATGTTAAAAAGGGTCTACATGAAAAGGCTGAAACGATGCTCGAAAACCTGAAGGAGAAAGGTAAGACAACCATTCCTAATAGTTGGGGCATTGTGGCAGCAAGTTACTTAGATAAAGGTCAAGCAAAAAAGGCTTTCAAGTGCATGAAGGTGGCCCTATTGTTATTCACGGAGAACAAGGGGTGGAAACCGAACCTAAGGGTGGTTACGAGTATATTGGATTGGCTAGGCGATGAAGGCAGTGTTCGGGAAGTGGAAGAATTCATGGAGTCATTGAATAGAACAGTTCCGGTCGATAGAAAAATGTATCATACCTTGTTGAAGGCAAATATAAGACATGGTGAAAGAGTGGATAAGGTTTTGGACCTCATGAAAGCTGATAAGATAAATGAAGATGAAGAAACAAAATCAATATTGGCCATGAAATCCAGCTAA
- the LOC121202804 gene encoding heat stress transcription factor B-1 produces the protein MMSNKMSSNYSSLSSPKAKGPAPFLAKTYALLEEGEEEESGEEGCSRRRKKIVSWNDEGTGFVVWSPAEFSDLTLPRYFKHNNFSSFIRQLNTYGFKKTSSRRWEFKHEKFQRGYKQMLMEITRKKSEPSVFPAFLKASSSSDDHQDHHHHHHHQIMNDGSSAVDEESTNVHRQTLIEENQNLRREKVELQTQIAQFKDLQIKLLDCIAQHTGTSDHKETRLC, from the exons CTTGTCGTCGCCAAAGGCGAAAGGGCCAGCACCATTTTTGGCGAAGACATATGCTTTGTTAGAGGAAggtgaagaagaagaaagtgGAGAGGAAGGGTGTAGCAGGAGGAGGAAGAAGATAGTATCGTGGAACGATGAAGGAACGGGTTTCGTGGTTTGGTCGCCGGCGGAGTTTTCTGATCTTACTTTGCCTAGATATTTCAAGCACAATAATTTTTCCAGCTTCATTCGCCAACTTAATACATAT GGGTTTAAGAAGACATCATCAAGAAGATGGGAATTCAAGCACGAGAAGTTTCAGAGAGGTTACAAGCAAATGTTAATGGAGATAACACGCAAGAAAAGCGAGCCAAGTGTGTTCCCTGCTTTCTTGAAGGCATCTTCTTCAAGTGATGATCATCaagatcatcatcatcatcatcatcatcagatcATGAATGACGGCAGCAGTGCTGTTGATGAAGAAAGTACAAATGTTCATCGTCAAACGCTGATAGAGGAGAACCAGAATTTAAGGAGAGAGAAGGTGGAATTGCAGACCCAAATAGCTCAATTCAAAGATCTGCAGATCAAGCTGTTGGATTGCATTGCTCAACACACTGGAACTAGTGATCATAAAGAAACTAGGCTCTGCTAG